One Clostridium estertheticum DNA segment encodes these proteins:
- a CDS encoding Spo0E family sporulation regulatory protein-aspartic acid phosphatase produces MTQLKEITQKIEELRALMYQVMNEKEALTDLELVVLSQRLDELLNEYDKLIDKR; encoded by the coding sequence GTGACACAATTGAAAGAAATTACACAAAAAATTGAAGAACTCAGAGCTTTAATGTATCAGGTAATGAATGAAAAAGAAGCGTTAACTGACCTAGAATTAGTAGTACTTAGTCAAAGGCTAGATGAACTACTAAATGAATACGACAAATTAATAGACAAAAGGTAA
- a CDS encoding hemolysin XhlA family protein translates to MNAETVELKINEHAETLKEHSKEIDNLKQDGREFKTEIKNLCDNIKNLTSAMKWFMGIWVTSLLGFFFMQFKVGYFRI, encoded by the coding sequence ATGAACGCAGAAACGGTTGAATTAAAAATAAATGAACATGCTGAAACTTTAAAAGAACACAGCAAAGAAATAGATAATTTAAAGCAAGATGGTAGGGAGTTTAAAACAGAGATAAAAAATCTATGTGACAATATTAAAAATTTAACATCGGCAATGAAGTGGTTTATGGGAATTTGGGTAACAAGCTTACTTGGATTCTTTTTTATGCAATTCAAAGTGGGTTATTTTAGAATTTAG